The following are from one region of the Candidatus Hydrogenedentota bacterium genome:
- a CDS encoding PAS domain-containing protein translates to MSQPVVLVLDGVTSARRRVASLIETCLAETRPVTAPSVEAALRLLKGRIPSAAVVGVSQTGKKSLNSVKSLREHFFDDPFPVLLLLANGVNLEASDQQYLETGDQVMSADLPDVILADRLKAILQLREQTEELRTANKRLATLASERSVALRESEERYRTIFNTTGDLVVAFEISRKDLVPGRIIEVNDETCRVLGYDAENLLGMSIMDLVHPERAEAAVVRMESLVKHQQVFFETVLVSKTGQTLPIELTVRSLASKDRFVALAIARPPHSRIEAVRTSPDGSSSYEIVADRTGQILYDYHIETGGIRWIGPISRVTGYTREEVEGVDFQRLLSLIHPEDRDRVNASIRTAVANVGAYHAEYRFLHKSGAYRYFEDEGLALPGENGRAYRVLGALRDITARTLAERQRRRFELEAQHSQRLESLGVLAGGIAHDFNNILAAIIGLTDMALQDLHPDSETHSDLSEALQAAHRAKDLVKQILAFSRQGSEERIPLYLHVIVREAMKLARATLPATIEIMDNVDVHSGVVAANAAQMHQVIMNFITNSAQAMRDQGGRIIVTLQDVDVDERLAATHPKLHPGPYVRLSVSDTGHGMAPDILKRVFDPFFTTKGPGEGTGMGLSVVHGIVTSHGGAVMAESAPGHGATFNTYLPRVVSTVLESERPCKATSRGQGRILFVDDEDAVRRFGKAALERLGYEVVAAESASRALEQFQSDESGFDLLITDQVMPKMSGDELVMELRRLGSDIPVILFTGYGENLTEQKAARAGIQEIVTKPVVMHELDAIIRRVLFTRSRALPSRTPVPPEPR, encoded by the coding sequence ATGAGCCAACCGGTAGTCTTGGTCTTGGACGGCGTGACGTCGGCACGGCGCCGCGTGGCAAGCCTTATCGAGACCTGCCTTGCGGAAACCCGCCCCGTGACGGCGCCGTCCGTCGAGGCCGCGCTTCGGCTCCTGAAAGGCAGGATTCCAAGCGCGGCCGTGGTCGGTGTTTCCCAAACGGGGAAAAAGTCTCTGAATTCCGTTAAGTCCCTTCGCGAGCACTTCTTCGACGACCCCTTTCCCGTACTCTTGCTGCTGGCCAACGGCGTGAACCTGGAAGCCTCGGACCAACAGTACCTGGAGACGGGCGACCAAGTCATGTCCGCGGACCTCCCCGATGTCATTCTGGCAGACCGCCTGAAGGCGATTCTGCAGCTTCGGGAGCAGACGGAAGAACTGCGCACCGCCAACAAACGCCTCGCAACGCTTGCTTCGGAACGCAGCGTGGCTCTGCGCGAAAGCGAGGAAAGATACCGGACCATTTTCAACACAACGGGCGACCTGGTCGTCGCATTCGAAATTTCCAGGAAAGACCTTGTTCCCGGCCGGATTATTGAAGTCAACGACGAAACCTGCAGAGTACTGGGCTACGATGCCGAAAACCTGCTTGGCATGAGCATCATGGACCTTGTCCATCCTGAACGGGCCGAAGCCGCTGTGGTGCGCATGGAAAGCCTGGTGAAGCATCAACAGGTCTTTTTTGAGACGGTACTCGTCAGCAAGACAGGCCAAACCCTGCCCATTGAACTGACCGTCCGGTCGCTTGCGTCAAAGGACCGTTTTGTGGCCTTGGCCATTGCGCGGCCGCCGCACTCGCGTATCGAAGCCGTGCGCACGTCCCCGGATGGAAGCAGCAGTTACGAAATCGTCGCGGACCGCACCGGACAAATTCTCTACGACTATCACATCGAAACGGGCGGCATCCGCTGGATTGGCCCGATTTCGCGTGTCACGGGTTATACGCGGGAGGAAGTGGAAGGCGTCGATTTCCAGCGCCTGCTCTCCTTGATTCATCCCGAGGATCGCGACCGGGTCAATGCGAGTATCCGAACGGCGGTTGCCAACGTGGGCGCCTATCATGCCGAATACCGCTTTCTGCACAAGTCCGGCGCGTACCGGTATTTTGAAGATGAAGGGCTGGCTCTGCCCGGCGAAAACGGGCGCGCATATCGCGTGTTGGGCGCATTGCGCGACATTACCGCACGCACCCTGGCCGAAAGGCAGCGCAGGCGCTTCGAACTCGAAGCGCAACACTCGCAGCGTCTCGAAAGCCTCGGTGTGCTTGCCGGCGGCATTGCTCACGATTTCAATAATATTCTCGCCGCTATTATCGGGCTCACCGACATGGCCCTCCAGGACCTGCATCCGGATTCAGAAACTCACAGCGACCTGAGCGAAGCGTTGCAGGCCGCGCATCGCGCAAAGGACCTTGTCAAGCAGATTCTCGCATTCAGCCGGCAAGGCAGCGAAGAGCGGATTCCCCTCTATCTGCACGTCATTGTGCGGGAGGCCATGAAACTGGCGCGGGCAACGCTGCCCGCGACCATCGAGATTATGGACAATGTCGATGTGCATTCCGGCGTGGTCGCCGCCAACGCCGCGCAGATGCACCAGGTGATCATGAATTTTATCACGAACAGCGCGCAGGCCATGCGCGACCAGGGCGGCCGTATCATCGTGACCCTGCAAGACGTTGATGTGGACGAGCGGCTCGCGGCAACGCACCCAAAACTCCACCCCGGCCCTTATGTCCGGCTCAGCGTATCCGATACCGGCCACGGCATGGCACCCGATATTCTCAAGCGCGTGTTCGACCCCTTCTTTACAACCAAGGGGCCTGGCGAAGGCACCGGAATGGGGCTTTCAGTCGTACACGGCATTGTCACCAGCCACGGCGGCGCCGTTATGGCCGAGAGTGCACCGGGTCACGGTGCTACGTTCAATACCTACCTGCCGCGTGTTGTCAGCACGGTCCTCGAGAGCGAGCGCCCGTGCAAGGCAACGTCGCGCGGGCAGGGACGCATCTTGTTCGTGGACGACGAGGACGCTGTCCGGCGTTTCGGCAAGGCGGCCCTTGAGCGGCTGGGTTATGAAGTGGTCGCCGCCGAGTCCGCCAGCCGTGCTCTCGAACAGTTTCAATCTGACGAAAGCGGATTCGACCTATTGATCACGGACCAGGTTATGCCCAAAATGAGCGGCGACGAACTGGTCATGGAATTGCGCCGGCTTGGAAGCGATATTCCCGTGATACTCTTCACGGGTTATGGTGAGAATCTCACGGAACAAAAGGCGGCTAGGGCAGGGATCCAGGAGATCGTTACGAAACCAGTGGTTATGCATGAGCTTGATGCGATCATTCGGCGCGTTCTGTTCACGCGGTCGCGCGCGCTCCCATCCCGAACACCCGTCCCGCCGGAACCCCGCTAA
- a CDS encoding BrxA/BrxB family bacilliredoxin — protein MPPLYDPEQVRPMWEELARVGITPVTTPGGVDEAIGNNEGTVLCVINSVCGCAAGNARPGVCLALQSDVIPDVMITVFAGMDTEATARARSYMPDVAPSSPCIALFKNGKPLRVFERRHIEDMTAVEIANQLQAVFREHCTRRGPSVPREVYEANEPARVCGSTLSPYTA, from the coding sequence ATGCCGCCGCTTTATGACCCCGAACAGGTTCGGCCCATGTGGGAGGAACTTGCCCGCGTCGGGATTACCCCCGTAACGACGCCCGGAGGCGTAGACGAGGCTATCGGGAACAATGAGGGGACTGTGTTGTGCGTCATCAACTCCGTATGCGGCTGCGCGGCGGGGAATGCGCGGCCCGGTGTCTGCCTTGCGCTGCAGAGTGACGTGATTCCCGACGTCATGATCACGGTATTTGCAGGAATGGACACCGAGGCGACGGCGCGTGCCCGCTCGTATATGCCGGATGTCGCCCCTTCTTCTCCCTGTATTGCGCTTTTCAAGAACGGCAAACCATTGCGGGTATTTGAGCGGCGGCACATCGAGGATATGACTGCCGTGGAAATAGCCAACCAGCTGCAGGCCGTGTTCCGTGAGCATTGCACCCGCCGGGGCCCGTCCGTTCCGCGTGAAGTCTATGAGGCCAATGAACCGGCCCGTGTATGCGGGAGCACCCTTTCTCCCTATACCGCGTGA
- the trpS gene encoding tryptophan--tRNA ligase, protein MNKREEVILSGIRPTGRLHYGNYFGAIKHFIRLQEEGKRCYYFIADYHALTTITEREDFYGQTIEMLRTYVACGLDPGKSVIYRQSDLPCTAELCLLLGMITNIGFLERGTTYKDKMARLQEDPKSEGNPLSYGLLGYPVLMAADILIVRADKVPVGDDQRQHVEMACDIAERFNSRFGDTLHVPHPVGRDALRLPGLDGASKMGKSEHNTLDLLDDPDTVLKKIRGVETSTDPLPLETESTNPDVVVPLMPAGVGVLYRLLHLLAPEEVYLDFLGKYRRKEKFYGKLKGVLAEYVSRFNAPIIDRYNDPGNSEAHVCEFLRENAERVTPVALDTVERCRAAIGIGHSLYRA, encoded by the coding sequence ATGAACAAACGGGAAGAGGTCATACTGTCCGGCATTCGTCCGACGGGGCGGTTGCACTACGGCAACTACTTCGGCGCCATAAAGCACTTCATACGGCTTCAGGAAGAAGGCAAGCGCTGCTATTATTTCATTGCGGACTATCACGCGCTGACCACAATCACGGAGCGCGAGGATTTCTATGGGCAGACCATCGAAATGCTGCGCACCTATGTTGCCTGCGGGCTCGATCCCGGGAAATCCGTCATTTACCGGCAGAGCGACCTTCCCTGCACCGCGGAACTGTGTCTCCTGCTTGGCATGATCACCAACATTGGTTTCCTGGAACGCGGCACGACATACAAGGATAAGATGGCGAGACTGCAAGAGGACCCAAAGTCGGAAGGCAATCCGCTTTCCTATGGACTTCTTGGATATCCCGTGCTCATGGCCGCGGACATTCTCATTGTCCGCGCGGACAAGGTGCCGGTGGGCGACGACCAGCGCCAGCACGTGGAGATGGCGTGCGACATTGCGGAGCGCTTCAATAGCCGTTTCGGCGATACGCTGCACGTGCCGCACCCGGTCGGGCGCGACGCCCTGCGCCTGCCGGGGCTCGACGGCGCATCGAAGATGGGCAAGAGCGAGCACAACACGTTGGACCTTCTGGACGACCCCGATACGGTGCTCAAGAAGATACGCGGCGTCGAGACGTCCACGGACCCCCTGCCGCTGGAGACGGAGAGCACAAATCCGGACGTGGTGGTGCCGCTGATGCCCGCCGGGGTGGGCGTGTTGTACCGTTTGCTGCACCTGCTCGCGCCGGAGGAGGTATACCTGGACTTCCTGGGCAAGTACCGGCGCAAGGAGAAGTTCTACGGAAAACTGAAGGGCGTGCTTGCCGAGTACGTGTCCCGTTTCAATGCGCCCATTATCGATCGATATAACGACCCCGGGAACAGCGAGGCGCACGTGTGCGAATTCCTGCGTGAGAACGCGGAACGGGTCACGCCGGTGGCGCTGGACACGGTCGAACGCTGCCGCGCGGCCATTGGCATTGGCCACAGTCTTTATCGGGCTTAA
- a CDS encoding ABC transporter substrate-binding protein: MKRALPALLAGAVFAVLQACSRETLPRGGIVSMGPNITETIFALGQGNRVSAVDSFTDFPPEARVLPRVGGYIDPNLERITLIRPELIVLAGRFPKVMEFAEPRKMRTLVVAMDSLATIDAGIATLGVVLECTPAADRLRAQIANTLDAVRAAAAGRPRPRVLIITGRSTHDLNDLATAGGASFVSEIVACAGGDNIYANVAAPYFEASKESVVAEAPEVILEFHAGEGLNASDKAAFVADWDAMPILPAVQDKRIYLLAESHALRPGPRIGEIARRMVKLLHPEAELPE, translated from the coding sequence ATGAAACGTGCGCTGCCAGCCCTGCTTGCAGGCGCCGTCTTCGCCGTCCTGCAGGCGTGCTCCCGTGAGACGCTGCCGCGGGGCGGCATCGTGTCGATGGGACCTAACATTACCGAGACGATTTTCGCGCTGGGCCAGGGAAACCGGGTCTCCGCGGTGGATTCGTTCACGGACTTTCCGCCGGAGGCAAGGGTATTGCCGCGCGTCGGCGGATATATCGATCCCAACCTCGAGCGCATCACGCTGATTCGGCCCGAATTGATCGTTCTCGCAGGACGCTTCCCCAAAGTGATGGAATTTGCCGAACCGCGCAAAATGCGCACGCTCGTGGTTGCGATGGATAGCCTCGCGACAATCGACGCGGGCATCGCGACGCTGGGCGTGGTGCTGGAGTGTACGCCCGCCGCGGACCGGCTGCGCGCGCAAATTGCGAATACGTTGGACGCCGTGCGCGCGGCGGCGGCGGGGCGCCCGCGCCCGCGAGTCCTGATTATTACGGGCCGTTCCACGCACGACCTGAACGACCTCGCGACCGCGGGCGGTGCGTCTTTCGTGTCGGAGATTGTCGCGTGTGCGGGCGGCGATAATATCTATGCGAACGTGGCCGCGCCATACTTTGAAGCTTCCAAGGAGTCGGTGGTCGCGGAAGCGCCCGAAGTCATTCTTGAGTTCCACGCGGGTGAAGGACTGAACGCGAGCGACAAGGCGGCCTTCGTCGCGGACTGGGACGCCATGCCGATACTACCCGCCGTGCAGGACAAACGCATATACTTGCTGGCGGAATCACATGCGTTGCGGCCGGGACCGCGGATAGGAGAGATCGCGCGGCGCATGGTGAAGCTTTTGCACCCCGAGGCCGAGTTGCCCGAATGA
- a CDS encoding ABC transporter ATP-binding protein, whose amino-acid sequence MKRCLAAESVTFAYEPGTPVLCGVTAAVRSGVFTGILGPNGSGKSTLLRLLCGLLNPSAGRVTLDGRPLTSFSAGERARSLAYLPQGVQPVFSLSAFEVVCLGRYPHAGALGGLRAHDLRVARRCMRDTATEDLGRRSFMELSGGERQRVLLASILAQEPSLLLLDEPTAALDIHHEAEVFALLARLAREGYGIGVVTHDLNLAAGFCNEFLLLSREHAVVASGSAEAVLDADILTTAYGSSIRVGLNPLTGAPFVHAEQPDTAAFSIPIPVPCPSPGGPTRAREDAP is encoded by the coding sequence ATGAAACGGTGTCTTGCCGCCGAATCCGTCACCTTCGCCTATGAGCCGGGAACGCCCGTCCTGTGCGGCGTTACGGCAGCGGTGCGCAGTGGCGTCTTCACCGGCATCCTGGGGCCGAACGGGTCCGGCAAGAGCACGCTCTTGCGCCTGCTCTGCGGCCTGCTGAATCCGTCCGCCGGCAGAGTGACGCTGGACGGGCGGCCCCTGACCTCATTCTCCGCGGGCGAACGGGCGCGGTCTCTGGCGTATCTGCCGCAGGGTGTGCAGCCCGTGTTCTCCTTGAGTGCTTTCGAGGTCGTTTGCCTGGGCCGGTATCCGCATGCAGGCGCGCTGGGCGGCCTGCGCGCGCATGACCTTCGGGTAGCGCGCCGCTGCATGCGCGACACGGCCACGGAAGACCTCGGACGGCGCAGTTTCATGGAACTGTCCGGCGGCGAGCGGCAGCGCGTGCTTCTCGCGAGCATTCTTGCCCAGGAGCCCAGCCTGTTATTGCTCGATGAGCCCACCGCCGCCCTGGATATTCATCACGAGGCGGAGGTGTTCGCCCTGCTCGCGCGCCTCGCCCGAGAGGGGTACGGGATAGGCGTCGTAACCCATGACCTGAACCTCGCGGCGGGGTTCTGCAACGAATTCCTGCTGTTGTCGCGCGAACATGCGGTTGTTGCTTCCGGGTCCGCGGAGGCGGTCCTCGATGCGGACATTCTTACCACCGCGTACGGCTCTTCCATCCGTGTTGGGTTGAATCCGCTCACCGGCGCTCCGTTCGTTCACGCCGAACAGCCGGACACCGCTGCGTTTTCGATTCCCATCCCGGTTCCCTGCCCCTCACCTGGCGGACCCACCCGCGCCCGGGAAGACGCGCCATGA
- a CDS encoding iron ABC transporter permease — protein MKRRLSAVWVLSGAALLCLAAAGASLSVGPEPVTPLDLLRQWRAGEASSDAEYILFSLRLPRTLVAFLAGAGLALVGCAFQALLRNPLATPYTLGLAGAGSFGAYTALVLIDFGRLPYALLGVPMVQAFAFLFASGDVLLIFLVASRRVRPSPTVLLLTGVTLGIVANSGIMLTRYFARPERLIDMDRWLMGGVDVVGYGSAATLAAGVLPACLVLFAQAGKLDQFGFSEEMAAGRGVNIARLQIVVLLLGSLITGVIVSEVGPIGFVGLVVPHTVRAFTGSSHRLLMPASLLSGGAFLCLCDLAARKVPVAGEIPIGIITSLIGGPFFLYLLMRGKFTDWET, from the coding sequence ATGAAACGGCGCCTCTCCGCCGTCTGGGTCTTGTCCGGCGCTGCCCTGCTCTGCCTGGCCGCCGCCGGCGCGAGTCTCAGCGTCGGTCCGGAACCCGTGACGCCGCTCGATCTCCTGCGCCAGTGGCGCGCGGGAGAGGCGTCCTCTGACGCGGAGTACATCCTGTTCAGCCTGCGCCTGCCGCGCACGCTGGTCGCGTTTCTGGCAGGCGCGGGTCTCGCGCTTGTGGGGTGCGCTTTCCAGGCGCTGTTGCGCAACCCGCTTGCCACGCCGTACACGCTTGGCCTTGCCGGAGCGGGCTCGTTTGGCGCCTACACCGCGCTCGTGCTGATCGATTTCGGGCGCTTGCCTTACGCACTGCTCGGCGTCCCGATGGTGCAGGCCTTCGCATTCCTGTTTGCCTCCGGGGATGTTCTGTTGATCTTTCTGGTCGCATCGCGGCGGGTCAGGCCGTCGCCGACGGTGCTGCTGCTCACGGGTGTCACGCTGGGCATCGTCGCCAATTCGGGCATCATGCTGACCCGCTACTTCGCCCGCCCTGAGCGCTTGATCGACATGGACCGCTGGCTCATGGGCGGCGTCGATGTGGTCGGCTATGGTTCCGCGGCCACGCTGGCCGCAGGCGTCCTCCCGGCGTGCCTGGTGCTGTTCGCGCAGGCCGGGAAGCTCGACCAGTTCGGTTTCAGCGAGGAAATGGCCGCGGGCCGGGGCGTCAATATCGCGCGCCTGCAAATTGTCGTGCTGCTGCTGGGGTCGCTGATCACTGGTGTCATCGTTTCAGAGGTCGGCCCCATAGGTTTTGTGGGGTTGGTTGTGCCGCACACCGTCCGCGCGTTTACCGGGTCGAGCCACCGCTTGCTCATGCCCGCGAGCCTGTTGAGCGGCGGCGCCTTTCTGTGCCTGTGTGACCTTGCCGCGCGCAAGGTGCCCGTCGCGGGCGAAATCCCCATCGGGATCATCACCTCGCTCATCGGCGGGCCGTTTTTCCTTTATTTGCTCATGCGCGGCAAATTCACCGATTGGGAAACGTGA